Proteins from a genomic interval of Benincasa hispida cultivar B227 chromosome 7, ASM972705v1, whole genome shotgun sequence:
- the LOC120081766 gene encoding uncharacterized protein LOC120081766, with the protein MEQRLSLLATTHLLQHTLRSLCIHHNSHWVYAVFWRILPRNYPPPKWENQGAFDRSRGNWRNWILVWEDGFCNFAASASSDDMEAAAGDFPGYGLQPCRGLQPELFFKMSHEIYNYGEGLIGKVAADRSHKWIYKEANDNHDIKFLPTWHNSADSHPRTWEAQFQSGIKTIALIAVKEGVVQLGAVQKVTEDLSLVVQLRKKFCYIESIPGVLLPHPLCSSIPSFAEGGATATTSAYENPEIGRFEGIGLGGSIESLVYNNLNQQLRITPSMSSLEALLAKLPSVVPANGAEVGVRPNYQYQHQHQHQSESSAQKTLELLAMEKVAKVEMNDDEDDQVVYTQLLHRYHDCDITTTSSHNHGF; encoded by the exons atggaACAGCGTCTTAGTTTGTTAGCCACTACTCATCTTCTTCAACACACTCTCAGAAGTTTATGTATTCATCATAACTCTCACTGGGTTTATGCTGTTTTTTGGCGTATCCTTCCTCGCAATTACCCACCTcctaa ATGGGAAAATCAAGGTGCTTTTGATAGGTCCAGAGGAAATTGGAGAAATTG GATTCTGGTGTGGGAAgatggtttttgcaattttgctGCGTCAGCATCTTCCGATGACATGGAGGCGGCCGCCGGCGACTTTCCGGGGTATGGGTTACAGCCATGTCGGGGTTTACAGCCGGAGCTTTTCTTCAAGATGTCACATGAGATCTACAATTATGGAGAAGG ATTGATTGGGAAAGTGGCTGCAGATCGAAGTCATAAATGGATTTATAAAGAAGCTAATGATAATCATGACATTAAATTTTTACCCACCTGGCACAATTCTGCCGATTCT CATCCTAGGACTTGGGAAGCCCAGTTTCAGTCAGGCATAAAG ACAATAGCTTTGATCGCAGTCAAAGAAGGCGTCGTCCAATTGGGAGCTGTTCAGAAG GTGACAGAAGACTTAAGCTTGGTAGTACAGTTACGAAAGAAATTCTGTTACATTGAAAGCATCCCAGGGGTTTTATTGCCTCACCCTCTTTGCTCATCGATTCCTTCATTCGCGGAGGGCGGAGCGACTGCGACAACATCGGCATACGAGAATCCAGAGATCGGGCGATTCGAAGGGATCGGTTTGGGAGGTTCAATAGAGAGTTTAGTATACAACAATTTGAATCAACAGCTAAGAATAACGCCATCAATGAGCAGTCTAGAAGCGCTTTTGGCAAAGCTACCATCTGTGGTACCGGCGAACGGAGCCGAGGTTGGAGTACGTCCTAATTATCAGTATCAGCATCAGCATCAGCATCAGTCGGAGAGTTCAGCTCAGAAAACGTTGGAGCTTTTGGCAATGGAAAAAGTTGCAAAAGTAGAGATGAATGATGATGAGGATGATCAGGTCGTTTACACTCAACTTCTCCATCGTTATCATGATTGTGATATAACTACCACTTCCTCCCATAATCATGGATTTTag